GACGAGGGCGCCGTCTACACCGTGAACACCGACTACGTGATCGGACGGGAGCCGGAGCAGGTCCCGGACGTCAGGGCCGGCCGGGCCAGGCCGCTCGTGCTGCGCGACGCGGAGCACAGCACGTCGCGGGTGCATGCCCGACTGCACCTGTCCGGCTGGGACGTCCTCGTCGCCGACAGCGGCTCGGCCAACGGCACCCAGGTCAGCCGGAGCGGGTCGGCGGGGCCGTGGGAGTCGGTGTACCGGGAGCCGGGGACGCCGCTGCACCCCGGGGACCGGGTGCGGCTGGGCAAGCGGCAGCTGCTGTTCGACCGCGTCCAGCTCGCGCCCGCCAGGGTGCCCGCGCCGTCCGCAGGCCAGGCCGCCGGGCAGGCCGCCGGGCAGGGCGCCGGAGGGGGCTCCGGTGGACCGCGTCGGTGACTACGTCCTGTTGCGGGAGGTCGGCTCGGGCGTGCACGGCCGGGTCTTCCTGGCCCGGCCCCCGACCAGGTTGGGTCTCGACGACGGGCAGGTGGCGCTCAAGGTCCTGTCCGTCCCGGGGAGCGACAGCGGGTTCGCGGCGGTGGCCGAGGAGCTGAGCGCGTACGCTGACGTGGGCTCGCCCGGCCTGCTCGAGGTCCACGAGCTGGCCATGGACGCCGGGAGCGTCTTCTACGCCATGCGGTACGAACCGCAGGGCTCGCTCGCCGCCGCGCCCACCAGGCCGCGCGCAGAGCTGCGGCTCGCCGTGGCGCAGGCCGCGCGCGCTGCCCACGCCCTGCACGAGGCGGGCATCGTCCACCGGGCCGTGAAACCCGCCAACATCCTGCTGGGCCGAGCAGGTGCGGTGCTGGCCGAGCCCGCGCTGGCGCACCTGCTCTCGCGGGGCCAGCCGCTGACCGGCCTCGGGACCCGGGGGGACCAGCGCGACCTCGAGCTCCTCGACCCGCGGCTGATGCAGGGGGGCGAGCCCGGGCGGGCGAGCGACATCTGGTCCCTGGGGGTCACGCTGCACGTCGTGCTCACAGGGGGCGGCCTGTACCCGGCGCTGATGTCGGCCGACCCCATGGTCGCGGTGCGCATGTACCTGCGCAGCCAGCCCGAGCCGGATGCGGACCTCTCCGACGGCGAGCGCGCCGTCGTGGTCAGGGCGCTGCAGCCCCACCCGGCGGACCGCTACGAGACGGCGGCGGAGATGGCCGCCGACATCGAACGGTTGGCCGCATGAGGGCGAGCACGAAGCGGCGGGGCGACGCCAGGCGCACGCTGGCGATGTTCCGCCAGTACTCCGGCGGACGCAGGGCAGGGTTCCTGCCCTCCGTCCTGCTCATGGCGGTCGAGGCAGGTACGGCAATCCTCGTGCCGGTCGTCATCGGGGCCTTCTTCACCTACCTCGAGAAGGGCACCCTGTGGAGGCCCTTGAACCTGGAGGTGCCGAAGGACATCGCCATCCCCGTCTTCGCGGGGTCCCTCATCGCCTTCACGGCACTGAACAGCCTCTCGGACGCCGCCTCCGAGATCAGGCTCGCCGAGGCCGGGCGCACCCTGGGCTACCACCTGCGCCGGGCCCTCTTCTCGCACCTGCAGAAGCTGTCGCTCGCCTTCCACCTGCGCCGGAGCACGGGTGACGTCCTCACCCGCATCACCGGCGACGTGCAGGCGGTGGAGGAGTTCGTCACCGACTCGTTCAAGGACCTCGTGGGCAGCGTGATGCTGCTCGCCGGCACCTTGGCCTACCTCTTCTACCAGTCGCCGCGAATCGCCCTGCTGGCCATGGTGATCGTGCCGCTGCTCTCCAGCGTCTCCGCCTTCTTCGCCCGTCGCATCAAGGCCTCGTCGAAGGAGATGCGCGCCCGTGAGGGCGACCTGGCCACGACGGCCCAGGAGATGCTCACCACCATCAGCGTGGTCCAGACCTACGGCCGGGCCGGTCACGAGCAGGAGAAGTTCGACCGGGAGAGCCGCTCGGCGATGGGCGCCATCTTGCGGACGGCCCGGCTCGAGGCGCTGTTCGGGCTCACCGTGAGCGTGCTGGAGGCGACGATCATCGCCCTCCTCGTGCTCGTCGGTGGAGGCCTGGTCGAGTCGGACCGGCTGCCGGCCGGGGTGCTCGTCGCCTTCGTCATGCTGATCCAGAACATGTTCAAGCCCACCCGCCGGATCATCAAGCAGTGGAACAGGGTCGCCAAGGTCTATGCGAGCGTCGAGCGGATCGACGAGCTGCTCGCCCGGGAGCCGGGGGTCCAGGACGCGCCGGACGCCCGGGAGGCGCCACCCCTGTCAGGTGCGATCGAGTTCCGCGACGTCAGCTTCGCCTATCAGCAGCAGGGCGCCGGCGACCTCGACGGCGAGCCGCAGCGCCTCACGCTGCAGTCGGTCAGCTTCACCCTCGAAGCCGGCGAGGTCGTGGCACTGGTGGGGCACAGCGGCGCAGGCAAGAGCACGATCGCGCAGCTGGTGCCCCGGCTGTACGACCCCCAGTCCGGAGCGGTGCTCATCGACGGGCACGACATCCGCACGTTCACCGTCGACTCGCTGCGCGCCCAGATCAGCATGGTGCTGCAGGAGACGATCCTGTTGCGCGGCACCGTGTCCGAGAACATCGCGTACGGGCGGGAGGGCGCCACGCGTGAGGAGGTGGAGCGCGCCGCGCGTCGCGCGCACGCCCACGACTTCATCACCGCTTTGCCCCAGGGCTACGACACCGTGCTCGGCGAACGGGCAGCCACCCTCTCCGGCGGCCAGCGGCAGCGGCTGGCGATCGCGAGGGCCTTCATCCGGGACACCCCGATCCTCGTCCTCGACGAGCCCACGACCGGCCTCGACGCGGTGGCCTCCGCGTCGGTCGCCAGCGCCCTGCAGTCGCTCCTGGAGGGCCGTTCCGCAGTGATCGTCTCGCACGACCTCAACCTGATCCGCAACGTCGACCGGGTGCTGATCCTCTCGGGTGGGCGGATCCTCGAGGAGGGCACCCCGGCCGACCTGCTCGAGCGCGGCGGTCTGTATGCCGAGCTGTACGCCAGCCAGTTCGGCGAGGCCGTGGCGGAGGCGGTCGGGGCCGGCGGGGAGCCTGAGCCCGCCCAGAACCAGTACCTGCGCTCCGCCCTCCAGCCCGCAGGTCCCCGTGCGGAGGAAGCGCTCGAGCCCGACCTGGTCCTGGAGCGGGCGTCGGCCCCGCGCGGCACGGGCCTGGAGGCCTGGCCCGCGGGTGACAGCGCCGCTGACGGCGAGGTCGAGGCGGACACGACGTTCGAGACCGTGCTCCACGACGCCATCCCGCTGCCGGCGTCCGCGCAGGAGTTCCGCCGGCTCCGCGGCTGGGTCGCGGCAGGCGCGGGCCCGGGGCCCGCCCGCGCAGACCTCGATGCCGGCCGGTCTCCCGAGCTCGCCCGCGCCCTTCCCGGGCTGGGTGACGCACTCGCCCCGACGGCCGTGGCCGACCACCTCCAGCGCATGCTCGATCCCGAGTGGGACCTCGAGGCCTGCCACGTCGACAAGGTACTCATCGCCGTCGAGGAGGGCACCAGGCTCCGGTACCGCCTGCACCTGCGGGACCGGCACAGCGGGGAGGTCGCCGAGCACTTCGTCGCCGGCCGCCTCTTCCCGGACACCGACCGGGCAGAGCGGTATGCCGCGGGGCTGGCCGCCGTCGCCCGCCCTGGAACGGGTGAGCCGGTGTTCGCCGCACCGGTGCACACCGTCGAGGGCCTGCACCTGGTGCTGCACGCCTTCCCGCTGGACCCCAACCTGCCGGGGCTGGCCGAGGCGGTCGACCCGGCGCGGATGGGTGCACTGCTCGAGCCGGTGCTGCCGAGCGCGCTGCGCGGGCTCGAGCTCGAGGCCTGCCGGCCGGAGGTCGTGAAGTACGCCGTGGGCGACCACGCCGTCGTGCGGTACGAGCTGCTGTGGCGGGTCTCGCCCAGCCGTCGGACCGTGCGCCAGGTCGTCTACGGGAAGGTCTTCCCCGACGACCGTGGCGAGCACCTCGAGTCGACCCTGGCCTTCCTGCTCGAGCGACTCCGGGGCGGGGCCGCCTCCCCGGCGACCTTCCTGCTTCCGCGTTTCCTGACCTACCTGCCCCAGCTCCGGCTGGTCGTCACGGAGGCGCTTCCAGGCACGCCCCAGGTGCAGGACCTGGTCCGTGCTTGGGTGGCCGGCGGGGGCCGGAGCGAGGAAGGCGCCGTGCGGGGCCAGGTGACCGCCGAGGGGGCGCTGGGCACCTGTGCCGGGATCGCCGCCAGCCTGCACCTGCCGGTCCGGGACTCCCTCGTGCTCCCGGGGTCGGCGCTCCCCGGCGGGCGGGTGCGCACGCTGGGGTCCGAGGTCGAGCGGGTGCGGGCCTGCGTCGAGTCGCTCAGCCGCTACACACCGGACCTGGCGGCCGCCCTGCGCGACCGGTTGGACTCCGTGGCGCACGCGGCGGAGCGCGAGCCCCTGCCGCTGCTCGTCGCCCACGGCGACTTCACCCCCAAGGAGGTCCTCCTCGACGGGCCCATCAGCGCAGTCTTCGACCTGGACAGCGCGACCGCGGCGGAACCGGCCCTCGACCTTGGCCACTTCGCCGCCCACCTCGCGCTCGTGGTCGCCCGGGCGTCCGCCGGCACCGCCCAGCCCCAGCCCGCCCGCGGCGCGGTGCTGCAGCGCCTGTTCCTCAGCGAGTACCTGCGCCTGCGCCCGGACCTCGACCCGGACGCGGTGCTGGACAGGGTCGCGGCCTACCGGGTGCTCGCGCTGCTCGAGGTCGCCGTGCGCAGCTGGCACCAGCTGAAACCGGAGCGGCTGGCGGTGGCGATGTCGCTGCTCGAGAGGTCGCAGGGGGTCCGTCATCGGACGTACACCTAGGGGTCGAAGGTGCACGCCCTGCAACCGTTGACACGCTCGACTCGGCGGTTCTTCCATGGAGGGTGGACGGGGTGGCGCCTGAGCAGGCCCCGCCACTTGGCCGTGCGGAGCGAGCAATGTCTGTTCACCGGAGAAGTCGCAGTCTTCCGCTAGCCGCAGCCGTGACGTTGGCGGTCCTCGTGGGCAGCGCCTCGGCCGGCCTGGCGCACACCCACCCGACCCCGATCGAGCGTGCAGCGCCAGCCGTGGTGTTCGTGGAGGCGCGCGCCAAGGTCGAGGTGGCCCTGATCGAGCACCGCACGAGCCCCGATGCGGCGGGTGTCCACATCGGCGTCGCCCAGACCACGTGGAACCCGGTGCTCGCCACGGCCAGCGGCTTCGTGGTGGACCCCAACGGCGCCATCGTCACGACCGGGGCCGTCGTCAAGCCTGACCTGGAGCGGGCCAAGGTCTACGCGGTCAACCAGGCGTTCTCCAAGCACTACGGCCAACAGTCGCTGGCGGCCGACCCCTTCGCGCGCCACGACATCGGGCCGGCCAGCGACCGCAACCAGCAGCGGCTCCAGGGGTGCTACCCGCCGCACCGGATCAACGACGCGGGCGGCTGCATCGTCAAGGCCACCCTCGACATGGTCGTCTACCCCTACGTGAGCTCGCAGCAGCGGTACGGGAACCTGCGCGCCGAGGTGCTGAGCGGGAGCAAGGACGTCGCCGTCCTGCGGGTGCGCGGGGCCAACGGCTGGCCGACCGTGCGGGTGGCCCAGTCCGCAGCCGGTGCGAGCGCCCTCGGTGTGCTCGGCTTCACCGGGGTGCCGAGCGCGAAGTACCCCCTGCGGGAGGTCAACCAGCACCTGGCCAAGCCCGGGGCCGCGGAGCTGAAGACCGAGGAGCTGACGGCTGACGACGTCAAGGATGCCGCGACCCTCAAGCAGGCCCTGGGCGAGGGCCTCGCAGGAGGGCCGGTGGTGGCCGAGAGCGGCCAGGTGGTGGGCCTGATGACCGGGCCGCCCCGGGCCGGCGCCGCCGCCCCGGACCTCGTCGGGGTCAGTGCGATCCTCCCCGTGCTGAAGGCGGCAGGGGTGTCCCCGCACGCCGCCGGTACGGTGGACACGACGTACGAGAAGGCGATGCACTTCTTCAAGAACAGCGAGTACTCGCGGGCCATCCCCTTCTTCAGGGAGACCCTCGAGGCGTTCCCCGGGCACTACGGCGCTCGTGCCAACCTCGCGATCTCCGAGCAGTACCTGAAGGTCGGCGGTGGGCAGGGCGCTTCGGGGTCCGGCACCGTGGCGGACGACCCCGCGGCGGCGGCCACCTTCCCCTGGCTGCTGGTCGCAGGTGTCGCGCTCGCCACCCTCGTCCTCGCCGTGGTCGCGCTGCTGCTGGCACGCCGTCGCCGTTCCCGGGCCAGCAGGAACGAAGCGGCTGCGGCCGCACCGACCGCCTCCCGTGATCCGGTGGCTGTGGGTGTCGCGCACGCCCCGTCCTCACGGGGCTCGTCAGCGGCCACCTCGTCGCGGGCCGGGCCCGCCCCCGCGGCGCCTTCGCGCGCGGGTGCCGCGCCGGCCAGATCCGGTTCCGCCGCAGCCCGGCCGGCCACGCCGGGCCCGAGAACCGGTGGCGGACGCGAGCCGTCGGTGCACCCGGGAGCCGGCCCCGCGACGGGTCAGCGTCGGGCCGATGCCGCCGCGTCCCACCCCGACCACCAGGGTGTGCCCGCGGCGGCCGCCCGCTCCGGCCCTGCCCAGCCGAGCCGACCCGTCGACAGGGGGCCGCAGGCTTCCGTGGCGCCGAGGCCGCCCCAGGTGTCGGCAGCCGCCGCGGGGACACCGGCCCCGACCGGCCAGGCGTCCGCCTCCCCGAGCACCGTCAGCGGCCAGCGGTTCTGCACCTCCTGCGGCGGCCGCCTGGCGTCCCAGCACCAGTTCTGCGGGTGGTGTGGTGAGCCGGTCAGCTGACCAGGAGAGGGGGCACCGTGGCGGAGATCGATCCCGGCACTGAGATCGCCGGCTACCGCATCGAGTCCGTGATCGGCCGCGGTGGCATGGCGGTCGTGTACCGGGCCGAGGACACCCGGCTCGGTCGCAAGGTCGCCCTGAAGCTGCTCACGCCGGCGCTCGCCGAGAACGAGCAGTTCCAGCAGCGGTTCATCCGGGAGTCCCGCCTGGCCGCCTCGCTGGACCACCCCAACATCGTGCCGATCTACGAGGCGGGCGAGTCCGACGGCCACCTGTTCATCGCCATGCGGTACGTGCCGGGCAGTGACCTCAAGGCCCTGCTCAACCGGGAGGGCGCGCTGCCCTCGGCACGGATCCTGCGCCTGTTCGTCCAGATCGGTGACGCGCTCGACGCCGCCCACGTGCTCGGCCTGGTCCACCGCGACGTCAAGCCGGGGAACATCCTCATCACCTCGGTCGCCGAGCGCTCCGGACACGCCCACCCCGACCACGTCTACCTCACCGACTTCGGGCTGACCAAGCGGACCACCTCGTTGTCGGGCTCGCTGACCGGCACCGGGCACTTCCTCGGCACGGTCGACTACGTCTCCCCGGAGCAGATCCAGGGGGCGCCCGTGGGACCGAGCACGGACATCTACGCGCTGGGCTGCGTGCTCTACGAGTGCCTCACCGGACGGCTGCCGTTCAGCCGCGACGACGACGCGGCGGTGCTGTGGGCCCACCTGGTGGAGATGCCGCCACCGGTGTCAGCGGTTCGCCCCGAGCTGCCTGCGGCGGTCGACGAGGTCGTCGCGAAGGCGGTGGCCAAGGCCCCGGAGGACCGGTACGACTCCTGTCGGGACCTCGTCCGCGACCTCGAGTACGCCCTGGGCCCCAGCATGGACCTGCCTGCGGCGAGCCACGCCGGGGGCCGACAGGGCGCCCGGCACGGCCGCTCGGTCTACCCGCTCGAGGACCGACCTGGCGCCGGCGACCCGACGGGCACCGGCCCGGAGGCGGCAGCGGCGCCCCTGCCCGGTGCACAGTCCGCCCAGGCCCCGGAGGAGTCCGGCGAGACGGTGCGGTGGGTGTCCCACCCGTCGCTGCCCCCCGGGGCCATCGCGCCGCCCCGGTGGGGCGGGGGTGAGCCCACCGAAGGTGAGGGGGACGAGGACGTGCTGGCAGCGGCATACGGGGTGGCCGGCGAGCGGGCCGGGGAGGACCAGGCTGAGGAAGCCGCCGGGTACCCGCCCGAGGAGTACGAAGCCGCGGGGTACGAGGACCAGGCTGACGAGGGCGAGGAGTACGGGCCCGAGGACCAGGAGTACGGCGCCGAGGGCTACGAGGGCGAACCGGGCGGGGACCGGCAGGAGGCAGAGGACGCCGAGGCCGGTCCGGCGGCGCCACCGGCCGGTGGAGGTCGGCGGCGGAAGCTGGTCGTGGTGGGGGTGGCGCTGGCGGTCGTGGCGCTGCTGGCCGTGGGAGCGTTCCTGTGGCTCGGCAGGGAGGAGTCCCTCGTCCGCTTCGCCAACCGCGACGCCATCATCCCGTTCAGCCTGAACCGCCCCGAGAGCTGGACGGCCCGCGCCGGCGCGGCCGCCGACGTCGTGCTGTCGCCGAGGCCGGACGAGGCCGGCGACGCCTTCCTCGAGACGACCGACCGGTGGGCTGCTCCCCGCGAGCTCCTCGCGACCTCACCGGGGGACGCGACGGGCGTGTACGCCTACACCCAGGCCTCGGGGTCGGACACCTCGATCGACGGGCTGAAGAACACCATCCAGGCGCTGCTCGGACAGGACGTCAAGGTCGACTTCGCGGCCACGCACCGCCAGCTGCGCGTGGGGGGACAGGACGGGCACGAGTTCGAGGGGGTCGTCTCCGATCCGCAGGCGACGGGCACCCGGCTGTCCGCGCGGTTCGACGTCGTCCTGCCCGAGACCGGTGGGCTGGTGCTGCTGACCTTCTTCACCGCACCCGACGACTTCGACTCCCGCAGCGACCTCTTCACCACGATCCGCGACAGCGTCACCTTCGACGGCTGATCAGTGTCCGGCGGCGGCGACGCACCGGCGCATCTCGTCGAGCAGGGCCCGCACCTCACCCGGGCGCGGGCTGTGCAGACGGTTCGCGCGACGCGCGGCGACCTTCAGGAGCAGGGCCGCCTCGTAGAGGTGGGAGCGGCGCTCGATGCCGGCGCGAACCCCCGCCGTGACCCCGCGGTCGGCGAGGTGGGCGTCGTACGCCCGGAGGAAGGTGGCTGCCGCCTCCTCGAACCACCGGCGGGTGCCCTCCCGGTGGTACCAGAGGCTCGGCGGCCTCAGGTAGGCCAGGAAGTAGCCCACGTCCAAGGCGGCGTCGGCGTGGCAGAACTGGTCGAAGTCAACGACGAAGACCGCGCCCTCGCGGAACAGCAGCTGGCTCGGCTTGTAGGACCCGTGGGAGGGGACGAGCTGCTCGCACGGCTCCTGCTCCAGGGCCTCGCCCAGGGCGTGGGCCACGAGCGCTGCCTGTTCGGCGGTCTCGGGCACGTGGCGACCCAGCGTCGCGGCTCGCTTGGCGGCCTTGCCGGCCTCCTGGCCGCCGGTGCGGGCGGGCGCGGGTGGCAGGGACGTCGAGCTCGTGTGCAGCTCGGCGAGCGCGCGGGCGGCGCGCTCGAGGGCCTCCACCGGCTGGTGCCGGCCGAACCGGATGACCTCCGTGCCCGCGAGGGTGGGGGTGCTGCTCCGGGCGTCGCCGAGGTCCTCGGCCAGCACGAGGGGCAGGGGCTCGGCGACGCCGAGCGGTCGTGGCGCCCAGGGCTGCTCGCCCTGCAGGTCCCACAGCCGCACCATCAGCTCGTGGGCCTCCCTGGCCTGCTCCACGTCACCGTAGAGCTTGCCGACCACTGACGTCTGTGCCCTCCCTTCACCGGTGCCGTCGAAGTGGAGGTCGTAGCGGATGACGCACCGGTCTCCTGGCTTGTAGCGCAGCGCGGACGCCTCGACCGAGCGCAGGCTGCCGGGGCAGGCCGCCTCCAGCGCTCGCCACAGGGCCCCGCCCTCGGTCGGGGTCATGGCCAGCGCCAGGTGGTGCAGCTTGCCGTCGTGCGGGAACCGCTCGATGGTCACCCCGAGCGCCGGCACCTCGTAAAGGTCGGCGCCCCCGCCCTCCACGCCCGCCCAGCGGCCCGCGCCGAGGTCCACGGTCCCGGTCGGCACGGCGGCCATCGCGGTCTCGTCGACCGACACGGTGTACATCTCCCGCCCCCGTCCGGGCGAGCCGTAGACGGCCACCATCCCTCGCTGCGGCTTGCGCCTCAGGTAGGTCAGCGGGGGCCGGGCGGCAGGGCCGTCGAAGGCGCGCAGGGCGTCGTCGAGCACGGCGGCCAGTCCCGTGGGGCTCGGCCAGGTGGTCGGGTCGAGGGTGGTCATCGGGTCACCAGTCCTTCGGTGGTGTGGGTCTCCAGCAGGCGGAGCAGGGAGAGCGCCGGGTCGTGGGCGCCGCGGAAGCCGGGAAAGGCGTTGACGTCGATGACCACGGGGCCCCCCGCGGTGATCAACAGGTCGACGCCGAAGAGGCTCAGCCCGAGGGCCGCTCCGGCGGCCATGGCGACCCGCCTCCACTCGTCCGGGATCTCGTCGGCGGCCAGGGCGACGTCGGAGCTCTTGTCGCACACCTCCAGGGCGCCCGGCCGCCGCGCGGCCGAAAGGTCGTCGCCGATGACCCAGACCTTGATGTCGAAGCCGTCGTTCTCGACGAACTGCTGGGCGATGACGGGCTCGTCGCCCCACTCGGGCACGAGCTCGAGCAGGCCGCGCAGGTCGTGCACCAGCGTCACCAGGTCGCCGCGCGAGCTGGTGCGGCTCTTGACCACCAGCGGCCAGGGCAGGAACTGCCGGGTCAGGGCGTCCCTGGCCATCAGGGACAGGGTGGGGAACGACCAGGTCCGAGGGGCTGGCACCTCGGCCAGGTCCAGCATCGTCGCCATGGCCCAGCGGTCGAGGGCGGCGGAGGTGGCTCCCGGGCTGTTGAGCACGACCGCCCCGGACCACTGCGCGCTGTAGCCGATGGCCCGCGCCTGGGGCGAGCGGGACTTCAGGAGGTAGACGTCGGCGGGGCCGTCCGAGGGCCAGGGGTCCCGGCGCTGGTCGGCGGCTGTGCCGGCCGGGTTCCACACGCTCACGTCGTGGTGCTCGGCAAGGGTGTCCATGACCGATGCCAGCACCGGGTTCGGGCGGGCGTCGGCGAGCAGGCAGATCTTCATGCCGAGACCTCCAGGGCGAGGGCGGAGCGGGTGGTGGGAAG
This Knoellia sp. p5-6-4 DNA region includes the following protein-coding sequences:
- a CDS encoding protein kinase, with translation MDRVGDYVLLREVGSGVHGRVFLARPPTRLGLDDGQVALKVLSVPGSDSGFAAVAEELSAYADVGSPGLLEVHELAMDAGSVFYAMRYEPQGSLAAAPTRPRAELRLAVAQAARAAHALHEAGIVHRAVKPANILLGRAGAVLAEPALAHLLSRGQPLTGLGTRGDQRDLELLDPRLMQGGEPGRASDIWSLGVTLHVVLTGGGLYPALMSADPMVAVRMYLRSQPEPDADLSDGERAVVVRALQPHPADRYETAAEMAADIERLAA
- a CDS encoding ABC transporter transmembrane domain-containing protein → MRASTKRRGDARRTLAMFRQYSGGRRAGFLPSVLLMAVEAGTAILVPVVIGAFFTYLEKGTLWRPLNLEVPKDIAIPVFAGSLIAFTALNSLSDAASEIRLAEAGRTLGYHLRRALFSHLQKLSLAFHLRRSTGDVLTRITGDVQAVEEFVTDSFKDLVGSVMLLAGTLAYLFYQSPRIALLAMVIVPLLSSVSAFFARRIKASSKEMRAREGDLATTAQEMLTTISVVQTYGRAGHEQEKFDRESRSAMGAILRTARLEALFGLTVSVLEATIIALLVLVGGGLVESDRLPAGVLVAFVMLIQNMFKPTRRIIKQWNRVAKVYASVERIDELLAREPGVQDAPDAREAPPLSGAIEFRDVSFAYQQQGAGDLDGEPQRLTLQSVSFTLEAGEVVALVGHSGAGKSTIAQLVPRLYDPQSGAVLIDGHDIRTFTVDSLRAQISMVLQETILLRGTVSENIAYGREGATREEVERAARRAHAHDFITALPQGYDTVLGERAATLSGGQRQRLAIARAFIRDTPILVLDEPTTGLDAVASASVASALQSLLEGRSAVIVSHDLNLIRNVDRVLILSGGRILEEGTPADLLERGGLYAELYASQFGEAVAEAVGAGGEPEPAQNQYLRSALQPAGPRAEEALEPDLVLERASAPRGTGLEAWPAGDSAADGEVEADTTFETVLHDAIPLPASAQEFRRLRGWVAAGAGPGPARADLDAGRSPELARALPGLGDALAPTAVADHLQRMLDPEWDLEACHVDKVLIAVEEGTRLRYRLHLRDRHSGEVAEHFVAGRLFPDTDRAERYAAGLAAVARPGTGEPVFAAPVHTVEGLHLVLHAFPLDPNLPGLAEAVDPARMGALLEPVLPSALRGLELEACRPEVVKYAVGDHAVVRYELLWRVSPSRRTVRQVVYGKVFPDDRGEHLESTLAFLLERLRGGAASPATFLLPRFLTYLPQLRLVVTEALPGTPQVQDLVRAWVAGGGRSEEGAVRGQVTAEGALGTCAGIAASLHLPVRDSLVLPGSALPGGRVRTLGSEVERVRACVESLSRYTPDLAAALRDRLDSVAHAAEREPLPLLVAHGDFTPKEVLLDGPISAVFDLDSATAAEPALDLGHFAAHLALVVARASAGTAQPQPARGAVLQRLFLSEYLRLRPDLDPDAVLDRVAAYRVLALLEVAVRSWHQLKPERLAVAMSLLERSQGVRHRTYT
- a CDS encoding trypsin-like peptidase domain-containing protein, producing the protein MTLAVLVGSASAGLAHTHPTPIERAAPAVVFVEARAKVEVALIEHRTSPDAAGVHIGVAQTTWNPVLATASGFVVDPNGAIVTTGAVVKPDLERAKVYAVNQAFSKHYGQQSLAADPFARHDIGPASDRNQQRLQGCYPPHRINDAGGCIVKATLDMVVYPYVSSQQRYGNLRAEVLSGSKDVAVLRVRGANGWPTVRVAQSAAGASALGVLGFTGVPSAKYPLREVNQHLAKPGAAELKTEELTADDVKDAATLKQALGEGLAGGPVVAESGQVVGLMTGPPRAGAAAPDLVGVSAILPVLKAAGVSPHAAGTVDTTYEKAMHFFKNSEYSRAIPFFRETLEAFPGHYGARANLAISEQYLKVGGGQGASGSGTVADDPAAAATFPWLLVAGVALATLVLAVVALLLARRRRSRASRNEAAAAAPTASRDPVAVGVAHAPSSRGSSAATSSRAGPAPAAPSRAGAAPARSGSAAARPATPGPRTGGGREPSVHPGAGPATGQRRADAAASHPDHQGVPAAAARSGPAQPSRPVDRGPQASVAPRPPQVSAAAAGTPAPTGQASASPSTVSGQRFCTSCGGRLASQHQFCGWCGEPVS
- a CDS encoding serine/threonine-protein kinase; amino-acid sequence: MAEIDPGTEIAGYRIESVIGRGGMAVVYRAEDTRLGRKVALKLLTPALAENEQFQQRFIRESRLAASLDHPNIVPIYEAGESDGHLFIAMRYVPGSDLKALLNREGALPSARILRLFVQIGDALDAAHVLGLVHRDVKPGNILITSVAERSGHAHPDHVYLTDFGLTKRTTSLSGSLTGTGHFLGTVDYVSPEQIQGAPVGPSTDIYALGCVLYECLTGRLPFSRDDDAAVLWAHLVEMPPPVSAVRPELPAAVDEVVAKAVAKAPEDRYDSCRDLVRDLEYALGPSMDLPAASHAGGRQGARHGRSVYPLEDRPGAGDPTGTGPEAAAAPLPGAQSAQAPEESGETVRWVSHPSLPPGAIAPPRWGGGEPTEGEGDEDVLAAAYGVAGERAGEDQAEEAAGYPPEEYEAAGYEDQADEGEEYGPEDQEYGAEGYEGEPGGDRQEAEDAEAGPAAPPAGGGRRRKLVVVGVALAVVALLAVGAFLWLGREESLVRFANRDAIIPFSLNRPESWTARAGAAADVVLSPRPDEAGDAFLETTDRWAAPRELLATSPGDATGVYAYTQASGSDTSIDGLKNTIQALLGQDVKVDFAATHRQLRVGGQDGHEFEGVVSDPQATGTRLSARFDVVLPETGGLVLLTFFTAPDDFDSRSDLFTTIRDSVTFDG
- a CDS encoding phosphotransferase yields the protein MTTLDPTTWPSPTGLAAVLDDALRAFDGPAARPPLTYLRRKPQRGMVAVYGSPGRGREMYTVSVDETAMAAVPTGTVDLGAGRWAGVEGGGADLYEVPALGVTIERFPHDGKLHHLALAMTPTEGGALWRALEAACPGSLRSVEASALRYKPGDRCVIRYDLHFDGTGEGRAQTSVVGKLYGDVEQAREAHELMVRLWDLQGEQPWAPRPLGVAEPLPLVLAEDLGDARSSTPTLAGTEVIRFGRHQPVEALERAARALAELHTSSTSLPPAPARTGGQEAGKAAKRAATLGRHVPETAEQAALVAHALGEALEQEPCEQLVPSHGSYKPSQLLFREGAVFVVDFDQFCHADAALDVGYFLAYLRPPSLWYHREGTRRWFEEAAATFLRAYDAHLADRGVTAGVRAGIERRSHLYEAALLLKVAARRANRLHSPRPGEVRALLDEMRRCVAAAGH
- a CDS encoding ATP-grasp domain-containing protein, encoding MKICLLADARPNPVLASVMDTLAEHHDVSVWNPAGTAADQRRDPWPSDGPADVYLLKSRSPQARAIGYSAQWSGAVVLNSPGATSAALDRWAMATMLDLAEVPAPRTWSFPTLSLMARDALTRQFLPWPLVVKSRTSSRGDLVTLVHDLRGLLELVPEWGDEPVIAQQFVENDGFDIKVWVIGDDLSAARRPGALEVCDKSSDVALAADEIPDEWRRVAMAAGAALGLSLFGVDLLITAGGPVVIDVNAFPGFRGAHDPALSLLRLLETHTTEGLVTR